A part of Hydrogenobacter sp. T-8 genomic DNA contains:
- the queA gene encoding tRNA preQ1(34) S-adenosylmethionine ribosyltransferase-isomerase QueA — translation MKVEDFDYELPEELIAKYPVQPRHEARLMVLNRAEKSIRQDIFWNLPLYLNRGDLLVFNNSKVLPARLYGRKPTGGKVEVLLTDFVNKEVNKEEWYALIGGKGIKEGLIIHVGDDLQIEVLEHVEGGKFKVKLLAQDPIKALDKYGKIPIPPYLKREEEPVDRVYYQTVFAQVEGSVAAPTASLHFSEELLQRLEEFGIKKTFITLHVSYGTFKPVKVSEVELHRVEPEYVKVSEDTIRLIKETKERGNKVVAVGTTVVRALETAGFEPFEGWTDLYIYPGYSFKVVDALITNFHLPKSSLLFLVCAFGGREFILQAYKEAVRERYRFYSYGDGMLVL, via the coding sequence ATGAAGGTAGAAGATTTTGACTATGAGCTTCCTGAAGAGCTAATAGCTAAGTATCCTGTCCAGCCAAGGCACGAGGCAAGGCTTATGGTTTTAAACAGAGCAGAAAAAAGCATAAGGCAAGACATTTTTTGGAACTTACCCTTATACCTCAATAGGGGAGACCTCTTAGTTTTTAACAACTCCAAGGTCTTGCCTGCAAGGCTTTATGGCAGAAAACCCACTGGTGGCAAGGTGGAAGTCTTGCTAACAGATTTTGTAAACAAAGAAGTAAACAAAGAAGAATGGTATGCCCTAATAGGAGGCAAAGGTATAAAGGAAGGTCTTATAATCCATGTAGGGGATGACCTACAAATAGAAGTGTTAGAACACGTAGAGGGAGGAAAGTTCAAAGTAAAACTTTTAGCACAAGACCCAATAAAAGCTCTTGATAAGTATGGAAAAATTCCCATACCACCCTATCTCAAAAGAGAAGAAGAACCCGTAGACAGGGTCTACTACCAGACAGTGTTCGCTCAAGTGGAAGGCTCTGTGGCAGCACCTACCGCAAGCCTTCACTTTTCAGAGGAGTTATTGCAGAGGTTAGAGGAGTTTGGCATCAAGAAAACCTTTATAACTCTTCATGTATCCTATGGGACTTTTAAGCCAGTAAAGGTTTCTGAGGTGGAGCTACACAGGGTTGAGCCTGAGTATGTTAAAGTTTCAGAGGATACAATTAGGCTAATAAAGGAAACAAAAGAGAGAGGAAACAAGGTTGTAGCGGTTGGCACAACTGTTGTAAGAGCTTTGGAAACAGCAGGTTTTGAACCCTTTGAAGGCTGGACAGACCTATATATATACCCGGGCTATAGCTTTAAGGTGGTGGACGCACTAATTACGAACTTCCATCTTCCCAAGTCTTCGCTCCTTTTCCTTGTGTGTGCCTTTGGAGGTAGAGAGTTTATCCTTCAGGCTTACAAAGAGGCGGTAAGAGAAAGGTATAGGTTTTACAGCTATGGAGATGGGATGTTGGTGCTCTAA
- a CDS encoding DUF2939 domain-containing protein, producing MKKAIILIILIPMLIFSAWLFASPYITLKRFGSALERGDADEVSKYVDYQALREDLKKDLKALLAKEVAKEADTEEVGLFALALGSLLIDLFVEMAVSQEGLAYIMEKGRMPTEEVVMQNSEAKEEKPKGMKISTDNTNADTKEELETSASYKGINTFVYRIRDKSSKEGIDLVFERRGLADWKLVGMDFHFKE from the coding sequence ATGAAAAAAGCTATCATACTAATAATCCTAATCCCCATGCTAATTTTCAGTGCGTGGCTCTTTGCAAGCCCATACATAACCCTTAAAAGGTTCGGCTCTGCTTTGGAAAGGGGTGATGCCGATGAGGTATCCAAATATGTAGACTATCAAGCCTTAAGGGAAGACCTTAAAAAAGACCTAAAGGCCCTTTTAGCCAAAGAGGTGGCTAAGGAGGCAGATACGGAAGAGGTTGGTCTTTTTGCCTTAGCCCTTGGAAGCCTGTTGATAGACCTTTTTGTGGAAATGGCAGTCTCACAAGAGGGGCTTGCATACATAATGGAAAAGGGTCGCATGCCCACAGAAGAAGTAGTAATGCAAAACTCAGAAGCTAAGGAAGAAAAACCAAAAGGCATGAAAATATCCACAGACAACACAAATGCAGATACAAAGGAAGAGCTTGAAACAAGTGCAAGCTACAAAGGCATAAATACTTTTGTATATCGCATAAGAGATAAAAGCTCCAAAGAAGGCATAGACCTTGTTTTTGAAAGAAGAGGCTTAGCAGATTGGAAGTTGGTAGGCATGGATTTTCACTTCAAGGAATAG
- a CDS encoding chromosome segregation protein SMC: protein MRNKAQKRQKFKKTTIILPYDLWESLRIESIKRNISMGELIAKKLKELEELRQKTTIMQVDEEGLLKPLE, encoded by the coding sequence ATGAGAAACAAGGCTCAGAAAAGGCAAAAATTCAAGAAAACCACTATCATCCTACCTTACGACCTCTGGGAGAGCCTGCGTATAGAGAGCATAAAAAGGAACATCTCAATGGGAGAGCTAATAGCCAAAAAGTTAAAGGAGTTGGAGGAGCTAAGGCAAAAGACCACCATAATGCAAGTTGACGAAGAGGGACTTCTCAAACCTCTTGAGTGA
- a CDS encoding sigma-54-dependent transcriptional regulator → MQANILVVDDEKGIRETLRSILEEEGYSVSVADSIKSMREKVERFYFHCVLLDLWLPDGNGLEYISYLKEKLPGSAIIVITGHGKTEHAVRSIKEGAYDFLEKPFSMDRLLTTVEKALRETIRSRKEEDQDPIIGKSRQILQVKELVHKVAKTNANVLIVGESGTGKELVARRIHILSERSEGPFIDINCAGLPDDLVEAELFGYEKGAFTSASQRKLGKIELAHGGTLFLDEVSELSPKAQAKLLRVLETKEFTRLGGTQVIRSDFRLICATNKDLQEEVKKGNFREDLYHRISTFVVQLPPLRERGEDILLLAEHFLSKFLKDYGKPPKYLSEGAKRLLETYQWKGNVRELKNLMERLVILHEGTQISEKDLRNLLGFDHEPEDIGSLLEETDLRKARQAFEKLFIERKLKEYGYDLRKTAEVIGIDLSNLYRKIRQYEIEVGI, encoded by the coding sequence ATGCAAGCTAACATATTGGTGGTAGATGACGAAAAGGGTATAAGAGAAACCCTAAGGAGTATACTTGAGGAAGAAGGCTACAGTGTATCCGTCGCAGACAGTATAAAGTCCATGAGGGAAAAGGTAGAGCGTTTTTACTTTCATTGTGTGCTTTTAGACCTTTGGCTTCCTGACGGTAATGGGCTTGAATACATTTCTTACCTGAAGGAAAAACTCCCAGGTTCTGCCATTATAGTCATAACAGGTCATGGCAAGACGGAGCATGCGGTTAGGTCAATAAAGGAAGGTGCATATGACTTTCTTGAAAAACCCTTTTCTATGGATAGGCTTTTGACAACGGTAGAAAAAGCCCTAAGGGAGACCATAAGGTCAAGAAAAGAAGAAGACCAAGACCCAATAATTGGCAAAAGCAGGCAGATACTACAGGTAAAGGAACTTGTCCACAAGGTGGCAAAGACCAACGCCAATGTCCTTATCGTAGGAGAAAGTGGCACGGGAAAGGAGCTTGTGGCAAGGAGAATACATATCCTTTCAGAGAGGTCAGAGGGACCCTTTATAGACATAAACTGTGCTGGGCTTCCCGATGACCTTGTGGAGGCAGAGCTTTTTGGCTACGAAAAGGGTGCCTTTACCTCCGCCAGTCAAAGAAAGCTCGGTAAAATTGAGCTGGCTCATGGTGGCACGCTCTTTTTGGATGAGGTTTCCGAGCTAAGTCCAAAGGCACAGGCAAAGCTCCTTAGAGTGCTTGAAACAAAAGAATTTACAAGACTTGGTGGGACGCAGGTAATTAGGTCAGACTTTAGGCTCATTTGTGCTACCAACAAAGACCTCCAAGAGGAGGTAAAAAAAGGCAACTTCCGGGAAGACCTCTACCACAGGATATCCACCTTCGTGGTTCAACTGCCACCTCTAAGAGAAAGGGGTGAGGATATTCTTCTGCTGGCGGAGCATTTTCTGAGTAAGTTCCTCAAAGATTATGGCAAGCCTCCCAAGTATTTGAGCGAGGGTGCCAAAAGGCTCTTGGAGACCTACCAGTGGAAGGGCAATGTGCGGGAGCTGAAAAACCTCATGGAGAGGCTTGTTATACTTCATGAGGGAACGCAGATATCAGAGAAGGACCTAAGAAACCTTTTGGGCTTTGACCATGAGCCAGAGGACATAGGCTCTCTGCTGGAGGAGACAGACCTCAGAAAGGCAAGGCAAGCCTTTGAAAAGCTTTTCATAGAGAGAAAGCTCAAGGAGTATGGCTACGACCTTAGAAAAACCGCAGAAGTCATAGGCATAGACCTTTCTAACCTTTACCGAAAAATAAGGCAATACGAGATAGAGGTTGGCATATAA
- a CDS encoding 6-phosphogluconolactonase, translated as MRKVNNKILFFSPQVDGLLLKFLLRLFSLFLKRERVCHVALAGGKTPIELYRMLSSQRLPWDRLRFYLSDERYVPLSSELSNYRVVKEAIGNRGRLAFFKTEMPPEECAMDYSFQLPDRLHIALLGVGADGHTASLFPGVECEDVSPKVCISRSPDGLLRLSLKEDYLNESCVLIFFLKGEEKRQALEAILKGEDIPASRLAGKLRSYIFTDIAIP; from the coding sequence ATGCGGAAGGTGAATAACAAAATTCTCTTTTTTTCTCCACAGGTGGATGGGCTTCTGCTTAAGTTTCTTCTTAGACTCTTTAGTCTATTTCTCAAAAGGGAAAGGGTTTGCCATGTTGCTCTTGCAGGTGGGAAAACTCCCATAGAGCTTTACAGGATGCTTTCTTCTCAGAGGCTACCTTGGGATAGGCTTAGGTTTTATCTTAGTGATGAGAGATATGTGCCTCTGTCTTCTGAGCTTAGCAACTATAGGGTGGTAAAGGAGGCGATAGGTAATAGAGGCAGGCTTGCCTTTTTTAAGACGGAGATGCCACCAGAGGAGTGTGCTATGGATTACAGTTTTCAACTTCCAGACAGGCTACATATAGCACTTCTTGGTGTGGGTGCGGACGGGCATACCGCCTCCTTGTTTCCGGGCGTGGAGTGTGAAGATGTAAGTCCAAAAGTTTGCATAAGCAGGTCTCCCGATGGACTTCTTAGGCTGTCTCTAAAAGAAGATTATCTCAATGAATCCTGTGTCCTTATCTTTTTCCTAAAAGGCGAGGAAAAAAGGCAAGCCCTTGAAGCTATTCTCAAAGGAGAAGACATTCCTGCCAGCAGGCTTGCAGGAAAATTAAGGAGCTACATATTTACCGACATAGCTATTCCTTGA
- the moeB gene encoding molybdopterin-synthase adenylyltransferase MoeB, which yields MFQFTEEQIKRYARHIILPEVGGKGQEKLLKSKVLVIGAGGLGSPAIYYLAAAGVGTIGIVDFDVVDYSNLQRQILHNTERVGMPKVESARMTVEKLNPDVKVITYNTMINKSNIMDIIKDYDVVLDGTDNFPTRFLINDACYFLGKPLVSAAMLRFEGQITVFDYRDKENSPCYRCLYPEPPPPGLVPSCQEAGILGSIGGIMGCIQATEAIKVLLGIGEPLVGKLLIMDALSMDFRKVKLRKDPQCPLCGKEPKIKELIEYEQVCEARF from the coding sequence ATGTTCCAGTTTACTGAAGAGCAAATAAAGAGGTATGCAAGGCATATAATCCTGCCAGAGGTTGGTGGCAAGGGACAAGAAAAACTTCTCAAGTCAAAGGTGCTTGTGATAGGTGCTGGTGGGCTTGGGTCTCCTGCCATATACTACCTTGCTGCTGCTGGTGTAGGCACAATTGGCATAGTGGACTTTGACGTGGTGGACTATTCTAACCTTCAAAGGCAGATACTCCACAACACAGAAAGAGTAGGCATGCCAAAGGTAGAGTCCGCACGCATGACAGTGGAAAAGCTAAACCCAGACGTGAAGGTCATAACCTACAACACTATGATAAATAAGTCCAACATAATGGATATCATAAAGGACTATGATGTGGTGCTTGATGGGACCGATAACTTTCCTACGAGGTTTCTCATAAACGATGCTTGCTACTTTCTTGGAAAGCCTCTTGTCTCCGCAGCGATGCTAAGGTTTGAGGGACAGATAACTGTTTTTGACTACAGGGATAAGGAAAATTCACCCTGCTATAGATGTCTATACCCTGAGCCACCACCACCGGGGCTTGTTCCCTCTTGCCAAGAGGCAGGCATATTAGGTTCCATAGGCGGAATAATGGGCTGTATTCAGGCAACAGAAGCTATAAAGGTTCTCTTAGGTATAGGTGAACCTTTGGTGGGTAAGCTTCTCATAATGGATGCTTTGTCTATGGACTTTAGAAAGGTAAAGCTCCGCAAGGACCCACAATGCCCCCTCTGTGGCAAAGAGCCAAAGATAAAGGAACTAATAGAATACGAGCAGGTCTGTGAGGCGAGGTTTTAG
- the guaB gene encoding IMP dehydrogenase has product MEVFDAYTFDDLLLVPQYSEVLPHEVDVSTWLTKKIRLNIPIVSAAMDTVTESRLAIALAREGGIGIIHRNLSIEEQAQEVEKVKKSESGMILQPVTVKPDTTVKQALEIMERYRISGVPVVSDGDKLVGILTNRDLRFIKPTDYDKPVSLFMTSENLVVAQERVTLEEATEILQRHKVEKLPIVDKEGRLVGLITIKDITKRKKYPNACKDELGRLRVGAAVGTGPDTMERVSSLVSAGVDVIAVDTAHGHSKRVIETVEKIKSHYPDLQVIAGNVATKEATLDLIKAGADAIKVGVGPGSICTTRIVAGVGVPQLTAIRWAYEVAREYGVPIIADGGIKYSGDIVKALAMGASSVMLGNLLAGTEESPGETVYYQGRAYKVYRGMGSLGAMMSRRSADRYGQEKLEKFVPEGIEGRVPYRGRLSDVIYQLVGGLRSGMGYVGARNLEELRQKAKFVRITWAGYRESHVHDVQITKEAPNYWVE; this is encoded by the coding sequence ATGGAAGTCTTTGATGCTTATACCTTTGATGACCTACTTTTAGTCCCCCAGTATTCTGAAGTTTTGCCCCACGAGGTGGATGTTTCCACTTGGCTCACAAAGAAGATAAGGCTCAACATACCCATCGTATCCGCTGCAATGGATACGGTAACAGAGTCTCGGCTTGCTATAGCACTTGCCAGAGAGGGTGGCATTGGCATAATACACAGAAACCTCTCCATAGAGGAGCAAGCCCAAGAGGTAGAAAAGGTCAAGAAGTCCGAAAGCGGTATGATACTCCAGCCCGTGACTGTAAAGCCAGATACTACCGTCAAGCAAGCTCTTGAGATAATGGAAAGATACAGGATATCAGGCGTGCCTGTTGTAAGCGACGGAGACAAGCTCGTGGGCATACTTACCAACAGAGACCTCAGGTTCATAAAGCCCACCGACTATGACAAGCCCGTTTCCCTCTTTATGACTTCTGAGAACCTCGTAGTGGCTCAGGAAAGGGTTACCCTTGAGGAGGCCACCGAGATACTTCAAAGGCACAAGGTGGAAAAGCTCCCTATAGTGGACAAGGAAGGTAGGCTCGTGGGTCTTATAACCATAAAGGATATAACCAAAAGGAAAAAGTATCCCAACGCTTGTAAGGATGAACTTGGAAGGCTCAGAGTAGGTGCTGCGGTTGGGACAGGTCCAGATACCATGGAAAGGGTTTCCTCCCTTGTCTCTGCGGGTGTGGATGTGATAGCTGTAGATACTGCGCACGGGCATTCAAAGAGGGTTATAGAAACTGTGGAAAAGATAAAGTCTCACTATCCAGACCTGCAGGTTATTGCGGGTAATGTGGCAACAAAGGAGGCAACCCTTGACCTCATAAAGGCTGGTGCGGATGCCATAAAGGTGGGCGTAGGTCCTGGGTCTATATGCACCACGCGTATAGTGGCAGGAGTAGGTGTTCCTCAGCTTACTGCCATAAGGTGGGCTTACGAAGTGGCAAGAGAATACGGTGTTCCCATAATAGCGGATGGGGGCATAAAGTATTCGGGGGATATTGTCAAAGCCTTAGCCATGGGTGCAAGCTCTGTGATGCTTGGAAACCTTTTGGCAGGCACGGAGGAATCTCCTGGAGAGACCGTCTACTATCAAGGTAGAGCTTATAAGGTATACAGAGGTATGGGTTCTTTGGGTGCTATGATGAGCAGAAGGAGTGCGGACAGATACGGACAGGAAAAACTTGAGAAGTTTGTCCCAGAGGGTATAGAGGGCAGAGTGCCATACAGAGGGAGGCTTAGCGATGTTATATACCAGCTTGTGGGGGGTCTTAGGTCTGGAATGGGTTATGTGGGTGCAAGGAACCTTGAGGAGCTCCGTCAAAAAGCGAAGTTTGTCCGTATAACGTGGGCTGGCTACAGAGAATCTCATGTGCACGATGTGCAGATAACAAAGGAAGCTCCCAACTACTGGGTGGAGTAG